The proteins below come from a single Serratia fonticola genomic window:
- a CDS encoding Lrp/AsnC family transcriptional regulator — MKKLDRTDVAILNSMQTNSRITNAELARSVNLSPTPCFNRVKAMEELGIIRGQVTLLEPAVLGLHVNVFIQVSLEKQVEGALSNFEQAIDQRPEVMECYLMTGDADYLLRVLVPDIRALERFILDHLTKIPGVANIRSSFALKQVRYKTALPLPAEGISIVSTK; from the coding sequence ATGAAGAAGCTTGATCGCACAGACGTGGCCATTCTCAACTCGATGCAGACGAACTCGCGGATCACCAATGCCGAGCTTGCCCGTTCGGTCAATCTCTCCCCAACCCCTTGCTTCAACCGTGTAAAAGCCATGGAGGAGTTGGGCATCATCAGGGGACAAGTAACCTTACTGGAACCGGCGGTGCTAGGGCTCCATGTGAACGTATTTATTCAGGTGAGTTTGGAAAAGCAGGTGGAAGGTGCGCTCAGCAACTTTGAACAAGCCATTGATCAGCGGCCAGAAGTGATGGAGTGTTATCTGATGACGGGCGATGCAGACTACCTGCTGCGGGTATTGGTGCCCGATATTCGCGCACTTGAGCGTTTTATTCTGGATCATCTGACCAAGATCCCGGGCGTAGCCAACATCCGCTCCAGCTTTGCCCTCAAGCAGGTGCGTTATAAAACGGCGCTGCCGCTACCGGCAGAAGGCATCAGCATAGTCTCGACGAAATAG
- a CDS encoding DMT family transporter yields the protein MDTEGKYLTGSPSVSSYAPDSVKIKGVLLLVGAIVIWGANWPVMKAGLSHMTPIWLSTTRFVSGALCLFALQILTKKLRFPPRKDWPLVASVGLLQMLTFTVLGAFAMTEVPAGRSAILAYTTPLWVMPIAVLFFRQSLSRRQLMGSLLGGVGVIVLFNPFTFNWGDKALIVANLMLLTASFAWAMCILHLRYHKGVCSAYELAPWQMLLASVPLALMARVFEGPYTGDGSTSLIEILLFMGPLATAFCFVAVNAASMWLSSTSMSTAMLGVPVIGLLMSVVFLGEQLTLTLGIGLLVIMSGIFIVTVKPSARGIKTQ from the coding sequence GTGGATACTGAGGGTAAATACTTAACCGGCTCGCCAAGCGTGTCGAGCTACGCGCCCGATAGCGTGAAAATCAAAGGCGTCCTGCTGTTGGTTGGGGCTATTGTGATTTGGGGGGCGAACTGGCCGGTGATGAAGGCTGGGCTTTCTCATATGACGCCGATTTGGCTTTCTACCACCCGATTTGTCAGTGGCGCGCTGTGCCTGTTTGCTCTGCAGATATTGACCAAAAAGCTGCGATTCCCGCCACGCAAGGATTGGCCGTTGGTGGCGAGCGTGGGGCTGCTGCAAATGCTGACATTTACCGTGCTCGGTGCCTTTGCCATGACCGAAGTACCTGCTGGCCGATCCGCAATCCTGGCTTACACTACGCCGCTCTGGGTCATGCCTATCGCAGTGTTGTTTTTCCGGCAGTCGCTTTCACGTCGGCAACTGATGGGATCGTTGCTGGGTGGTGTAGGGGTCATTGTGCTGTTCAACCCGTTCACGTTTAACTGGGGCGATAAGGCTCTCATCGTGGCGAACCTGATGTTGCTTACGGCCTCTTTTGCCTGGGCGATGTGCATTTTGCACCTGCGTTATCATAAAGGGGTGTGCAGCGCATATGAGCTTGCTCCCTGGCAGATGCTGTTGGCAAGCGTACCGTTAGCACTGATGGCTCGGGTTTTCGAAGGGCCATATACAGGCGATGGTTCTACATCGTTAATCGAAATACTGCTGTTTATGGGGCCGCTGGCGACCGCGTTCTGCTTTGTTGCGGTGAATGCCGCCAGCATGTGGTTGTCGAGCACCAGCATGTCGACGGCGATGCTCGGGGTGCCGGTGATAGGCTTACTGATGTCCGTTGTCTTCCTGGGGGAGCAATTGACTCTCACGCTGGGTATTGGCCTGCTGGTCATTATGTCGGGTATTTTTATTGTGACGGTAAAGCCATCGGCAAGAGGCATTAAGACTCAGTAG
- the proP gene encoding glycine betaine/L-proline transporter ProP yields the protein MKLRKKRHKPLQINDITIIDDSKLKKAITAAALGNAMEWFDFGVYGFVAYALGQVFFPGATPGVQMIAALATFSVPFLVRPLGGVFFGAMGDKFGRQKVLSITIIIMAISTFCIGLIPSHASIGIWAPILLLLAKLAQGFSVGGEYSGAAIFVAEYSPDRKRGFMGSWLDFGSIAGFVLGAGVVVLISSIVGEANFLDWGWRIPFFLAAPLGVIGLYLRHALEETPAFQQHMDKMEQNDRAAIENPPKTSFKEIATKHWRSLLVCVGIVISTNVTYYMLLTYMPSYLSHNLHYSEDHGVLIIIAIMLGMLFVQPLVGMTSDRIGRRPFIIGGSVGLLLLAIPSFILINSNVIGLIFVGLLILAVLLNSFIGVMASILPAMFPTHIRYSALAISFNISVLIAGVTPTLAAWLVETTGNLYMPAYYLMVVAAIGLVTGLYMKETANKPLRGAAPAASDRSEAKELLQETYDNIEQKVEDISQQIADLEKKKQTLIDQHPKLD from the coding sequence ATGAAGCTAAGAAAAAAAAGGCATAAACCACTACAGATTAATGACATCACTATTATTGATGACAGCAAGTTAAAGAAAGCCATTACCGCCGCCGCATTAGGCAACGCCATGGAATGGTTTGACTTCGGTGTTTACGGCTTTGTCGCCTACGCACTTGGCCAGGTGTTCTTCCCTGGCGCCACGCCCGGCGTGCAGATGATTGCCGCTCTGGCCACCTTCTCGGTTCCTTTCCTGGTACGTCCTTTGGGCGGCGTCTTCTTCGGTGCCATGGGCGATAAATTCGGCCGCCAGAAAGTGTTATCCATCACCATCATTATTATGGCGATCAGTACCTTCTGTATCGGCCTGATCCCGTCCCACGCCTCAATTGGCATCTGGGCCCCTATCCTGCTGTTGCTGGCCAAACTGGCACAGGGCTTCTCCGTCGGTGGGGAGTATTCTGGCGCAGCCATCTTTGTGGCCGAGTATTCACCAGACCGTAAACGCGGATTTATGGGCAGCTGGCTCGACTTTGGCTCCATCGCCGGCTTCGTATTAGGGGCTGGTGTGGTGGTACTTATCTCCAGCATCGTGGGTGAGGCCAACTTCCTCGACTGGGGCTGGCGTATTCCGTTCTTCCTGGCAGCACCGCTGGGTGTGATTGGCCTGTATCTGCGCCACGCCTTGGAAGAAACGCCAGCGTTCCAGCAGCATATGGACAAAATGGAACAGAACGATCGTGCGGCCATTGAGAACCCGCCGAAGACCTCGTTCAAAGAGATCGCCACCAAGCACTGGAGAAGCCTGCTGGTGTGCGTAGGTATCGTGATCTCGACCAACGTGACCTACTACATGCTGCTGACCTACATGCCAAGCTACCTGTCGCATAATCTGCACTATTCCGAAGACCACGGCGTGCTGATTATCATTGCCATCATGCTAGGTATGTTGTTCGTCCAGCCACTGGTCGGCATGACCAGCGACCGCATTGGCCGTAGACCCTTCATCATTGGCGGTAGCGTCGGCCTGCTGTTGCTGGCCATCCCTAGCTTTATCTTGATCAACAGTAACGTTATTGGCCTGATTTTTGTTGGTCTGTTGATACTGGCCGTGTTGCTCAACTCCTTTATCGGAGTGATGGCCTCCATTCTGCCTGCGATGTTCCCAACGCACATCCGTTACAGCGCGCTGGCGATTTCATTCAATATCTCGGTACTGATTGCAGGTGTCACACCAACGCTGGCCGCCTGGCTGGTCGAAACCACCGGCAACCTGTATATGCCAGCCTATTATCTGATGGTAGTGGCAGCGATTGGTCTGGTTACCGGCCTGTATATGAAAGAAACGGCTAACAAGCCGCTGCGCGGTGCTGCTCCTGCCGCCTCTGACCGCTCAGAAGCCAAAGAGCTGCTGCAGGAAACTTACGATAATATCGAGCAGAAAGTCGAAGATATCAGCCAGCAAATCGCCGATTTGGAGAAGAAAAAGCAAACGCTGATCGACCAGCATCCAAAACTGGATTAA
- a CDS encoding MFS transporter produces MPNDVYFIALARFVLGLGNFIIPFMVLLLTQKLGYSTTIAGGLAMGVTAFYLLGNLVGGKMSDSFGHKNMMIWGEIVGSIILVVSGFFADWHTLLPALLFVSYFFFGVALPASNALVADLSTPANRNAVMSLSYLAYNLGSGVGPVLAGYLFWNYTAWIFWGNGLAGLIGVAIVLLYVANPADGRVTNHREHSELEKATDASVWQVFKQRPRLLVFGVLCMLLWFSLNQMTMTTPLYLSHIFGQQGPVLFGQLMTSASILVVVMTPLIIRMTINICDIKSLAISALALALGYGITMLYPLVAMQFIAWFFLTIGEILLVTKEGIYLANNSPRSHRGRISGIVTTIRSLGLMPTYILMGAYIQSYGYLDAWKLIIGISLLTGLMLIALSVQQRKVGENY; encoded by the coding sequence TTGCCAAACGACGTCTATTTTATTGCCTTAGCCAGGTTTGTTCTTGGCCTTGGCAATTTCATCATACCGTTCATGGTTCTGCTGCTAACGCAAAAACTAGGCTATTCAACAACCATAGCAGGCGGCCTGGCGATGGGAGTCACCGCATTCTATCTTTTGGGGAATCTGGTCGGCGGCAAGATGTCCGATAGTTTCGGCCATAAGAACATGATGATTTGGGGGGAGATCGTTGGTTCGATAATCTTGGTCGTGAGCGGTTTCTTTGCCGATTGGCATACTCTGCTACCGGCATTGCTTTTTGTCAGCTACTTCTTTTTTGGTGTAGCTCTCCCGGCAAGTAATGCCCTTGTCGCCGATCTATCCACACCAGCCAATCGCAATGCGGTGATGTCGTTAAGCTATCTTGCCTACAACCTGGGCTCTGGCGTTGGACCGGTTCTGGCTGGCTATCTTTTCTGGAACTACACCGCCTGGATTTTTTGGGGTAATGGCCTCGCCGGCCTGATAGGCGTAGCCATCGTTTTATTGTACGTAGCCAATCCTGCCGACGGTCGGGTAACAAACCATCGAGAACACTCCGAACTGGAAAAAGCCACAGATGCTTCGGTATGGCAGGTGTTCAAGCAAAGGCCTCGGCTGCTGGTATTCGGCGTGTTATGTATGCTGCTGTGGTTTTCGTTAAACCAAATGACCATGACCACCCCGCTCTACCTTAGCCATATTTTTGGCCAACAAGGGCCGGTCTTGTTTGGCCAGTTAATGACCTCCGCCAGCATTTTGGTAGTGGTGATGACACCGCTGATTATCAGAATGACCATCAACATCTGCGACATTAAAAGCCTGGCCATTTCCGCGTTGGCGTTGGCACTGGGATATGGCATTACCATGCTATACCCTCTGGTTGCCATGCAGTTTATTGCCTGGTTCTTTCTTACCATCGGCGAGATCTTGCTCGTCACCAAGGAAGGGATCTATTTAGCCAATAACTCCCCACGCAGCCATCGTGGACGCATCAGCGGGATAGTGACCACCATTAGGAGCCTGGGCCTGATGCCTACCTATATCTTGATGGGGGCGTATATACAAAGCTATGGCTACCTGGATGCCTGGAAATTAATCATTGGTATCTCATTGCTTACGGGGTTGATGTTGATAGCCCTTTCGGTCCAGCAGAGAAAGGTTGGCGAGAATTACTAG
- a CDS encoding Exc2 family lipoprotein yields MPSKRYRSIPLLATLLLCACTASQSSVERHARHATYQLANAHFDPNTQTNISKSAKTAIPFFEQFYQAGKKDRQDGLTREQAQQRVNGFRSPDFLPESEQKAMMFNQSYTADSPKKQREILLENAIATYWDGYDGKP; encoded by the coding sequence ATGCCATCAAAACGTTATCGTTCTATCCCGTTGTTAGCCACGTTATTACTTTGCGCTTGTACTGCCTCACAAAGCAGCGTTGAAAGACACGCCCGCCATGCCACTTATCAGTTGGCGAATGCGCATTTCGACCCCAACACACAGACCAATATCTCGAAGTCAGCCAAAACCGCCATCCCGTTCTTCGAGCAGTTCTACCAGGCAGGAAAAAAAGATCGCCAGGATGGACTGACCCGCGAACAGGCACAGCAAAGAGTGAATGGGTTCCGCAGCCCTGATTTTTTACCTGAGTCAGAGCAAAAGGCGATGATGTTTAATCAATCCTATACGGCTGACTCGCCGAAAAAACAGCGCGAGATCCTGCTCGAAAATGCTATCGCCACTTACTGGGATGGTTATGACGGCAAGCCTTAA
- a CDS encoding YlaC family protein translates to MDTIKNILVAEIEQINRREGRDGKPRFNSEFARTHRWLCFAMFAGYFAVIAVMYPVPYMGLYSFLGFTAFVLFMFAMLLIEIKPVYRFEDIGVLDLRVCYNGEWYFTRALSPQAIQALLNEPTVSSVLKTRMQEIIANKGEIDFYDVYDLAYAKRLATPSAPQAALS, encoded by the coding sequence ATGGATACGATTAAGAACATCCTGGTTGCAGAGATAGAACAGATTAACCGGCGGGAAGGGCGTGACGGCAAGCCGCGTTTCAACAGCGAGTTTGCACGTACCCACCGTTGGCTGTGCTTTGCCATGTTCGCTGGCTATTTTGCGGTGATTGCGGTGATGTACCCGGTGCCCTATATGGGGCTGTATTCGTTCCTGGGTTTTACTGCCTTTGTGTTGTTTATGTTTGCCATGCTGCTGATTGAAATCAAACCGGTTTACCGCTTCGAGGACATCGGCGTGCTGGATCTGCGAGTTTGTTACAATGGGGAATGGTACTTTACGCGCGCACTGTCGCCGCAGGCTATCCAGGCGCTGTTGAACGAACCTACGGTGAGCTCGGTGTTGAAAACGCGTATGCAGGAAATCATCGCCAACAAGGGCGAGATTGATTTCTATGACGTTTACGATCTGGCCTATGCCAAAAGGTTAGCCACCCCGTCAGCGCCGCAGGCCGCGCTGAGCTGA